Within Elizabethkingia sp. JS20170427COW, the genomic segment TGGTGATATTACAAAAGAAGAAACTAAACAATATATTCCAGACGGATTTGATGTACTTTGTGCAGGATTTCCTTGTCAAGCGTTTTCAATCGCTGGAAAACGTGGCGGATTTGAAGATACAAGAGGTACATTATTTTTTGATGTTGCCGAAATTATCAAACGTAAACAACCCAAGGCATTCTTCTTAGAAAATGTAAAAGGTTTAAGAAGCCACGACAAAGGAAAAACTTTAGAAACGATTTTAAATGTACTACGCAACGATTTAGGGTATTTTGTTCCTGAACCTCAAATTGTGAATGCGAAAGATTTTGGTGTTCCACAAAATAGAGAACGTATTTACATAGTTGGTTTTCATCCAAGTATGAATATTGATACATTCAATTATCCAAAACCAACTAATCAAAATTCAACTTTTGCTGATGTGAAAGAAGAAAATGTAGTTGAAACTAAATATTATCTTTCAACTCAATATCTTCAAACACTTGTAAATCACAAAGCGAGACACGAAAATAAAGGTAATGGATTTGGATACGAGATTATTAAAGATTTGGGCGTTACCTTCGGTCGGGCTTTACGTTCCAATCTTTTTGTTCGTTCCTCTCAAAAAGGATTTCCACTTCAATCCCTAACGCAAAATGCTGCATAAAATGGAAAATTACAAAAAAATAACAAGAGAAGATTTTATGAAATTCTTTCGTGACAATGAAAAATTAAATGAATTAACAGTTGACGATAGAATTGAAATTTTCAGAACAATTTTGGTTGGTAGTACTGATTTAAATAAAGATTTATTGAATGAAATCTTAGGAGATTATTCTGTCGATAATCTTGAAGTAATAGAAAGAAAAAATGGCTAAAAATAATAATTGGACAAGAGAGGAAACTATTATTGCTTTTAATGTTTACTGTAAAGTTCCATTCAAAAGCAGTAGTAAAACTAATCCAACGATTATTAAATATGCAAATATCATTGGGCGTAGCCCTTCAGCTTTAAATATGAAAGTAGGTAATTTCGGAAGGCTTGACTCTGAACTGAGAAAACAAGGAATTGTAGGTTTAGGAAATGGGAGTAAACTTGATGAAATAATATGGAATGAATTTAATGGAAATTGGGATAAATTAGCCTTTGAAAGTGAAAAACTAATTGCTGAATTTCAAAATAAATCCATTGAACAAATTGAAACTTTCAATATAGAAGATTATCCGAAAGGCGAAGAAAGAGAGACAGTTATAAAAGCAAGAGTAAATCAAAGTTTTTTCAGGAGTACAATACTTTCTTCATATAATTTAAAGTGTTGTATTACAGGATTATCAATTCCTGATTTTCTTGTTGCAAGTCATATTAAACCTTGGTCAAAAGATTTAGAAAACAGAACAAATCCTCATAACGGACTTTGTCTAAACTCGATTCACGATAAAGCTTTTGACAAAGGGTTTATCACAGTCACGCCAGATTTCAAAATATTAGTATCTAATTTTTTTGATAATTATTCTAATGATTTGGCTGTTATAGATTTTTTCAAAAAGTATCAAAATCAATCTATTAAATTACCTGATAGATTTCTTCCATCAAAAGATTTCTTGGATTTTCATTATAACGAAATCTTCATTAAGTAACTTAATATTTGCGTGAGGGATAGTAACGAAAAGCCCACAGCGAGGAACGAGCAAGGACTTGTAGTGGATAGCCCGACCCGAAGGGACACGCCCAAAAAATTATATGCTGGAGATAGTGATTTGAATAAAATCGAATCGCTAATATTTCCAATTATAAAAGTTCTTAGAGATGAATCCAACGGAACTTTTGAATTTTCATACGAAGATGATATTGTTTTAATCAAAAATAACGAAGAAGAATTTAGAATTTCAATTGCTCAATTTCAAGAAAATGCAAGTTTACTTTTACAAAAATTAAAAGAGAAAACTAATGCTACTTTTTCAATTCCAGAGATTGAAACTTTTATTAATTCTTATCAAAGTCATTCTATCAAAGCTAAATCATCAGTTAAAAGTGATATTAGAATTGTTATACACGACCAACGAACAGGAACAAAACCCGAATTAGGATTTAGTATAAAATCTCAGTTGGGAGGTGCTTCTACTCTATTGAACGCAGGAAAAACCACTAATTTCATCTATGAAATTGAAAATATTGATTTAACTGATGAACAAATCAAGTCTATAAATTCAATTGATACAAGAAGTAAAATAAAAGATAGAATTGAGAAAATTTATTCATTAGGTGGTTCATTGAGTTTTATAAAAACAGAAAGTTCAATTTTTGGAAATAACTTGATTTTAATTGATTCAGCATTGCCTAAAATTGTTTCAGAAACCTTAAAAATATTCTTTACTTCAAGTTTATCAAAAAGTGTTGAATTAATAAATTCTGTTAACGAAGCAAATCCTTTGAACTTTGATTTAGTGAGTAATCATCCATTTTATACATATAAATTCAAACGATTTATAACAGATATTGCACTTGGAATGATACCATCTAAGGTTTGGACTGGACAACTTGATGCAACTGGTGGATATTTAGTTGTTAAGGAAGATGGAGAAGTTTTATGTTATCATATTTACAACCGTAATGAGTTTGAAGATTATCTTTATTCAAATACTAAATTTGAAACAGCAAGCAGTTCAAGACATAGTTTTGGGAGTATTTACAGAGAAAATAATAAACTCTACTTTAAACTGAATTTGCAAATTAGATTTTTATAATAATACTAGTTTACACAACCTTCAAAAAACAGAGGCAATGGTTGAGTTGAAAAGTAATAACTTTCAATGAATCTAAAAACCTGGAAACCGATGCTGAATAAACGCTTATTATTTCAAAATAATATTTATAAATATATAATTAATATTTTATATTTGTGAAAATGATAAAATTTTGAAAAAATTCATTTATAGTTTAGCAATACTAGCGCCCATTTTGGGCTTTACACAAATTAGTTTGAAGGTAATAGACCCTGATGGAAAGCCAGTTTCAGATGCTAAAGTTGCTTACGATGAAAACACTTATACAACCGATAATAAAGGATGGGTAAGCATCCCCATTGCTACAGAGGTTGCACCGATTTTGGTAGAGAAGCAAGGATATATTTCCTTTCAAAAGAAAATTAATATTGCTCCTAAAAAACAAAACATCAATCTGTTGCTAAAACCTATCGTTAAGGAAAATGAAATTCAGGAAGTGAGCTTCCAAGGAAGAGCAAAGCATAAACCTAGCGATCTTAGCTCTATAGAAATTTCTGCTCAACAGGCAAAGAGCATCACTTCGGTAACAGGAGGGATAGAAGATTTAATCAAAACCCTGCCTTATGTTAACTCTAATACCGAGCTGAGTTCTCAGTATATGGTAAGGGGAGGGAACTATGATGAAAACCTTATCTACATCAACGGTATAGAGATTTATAGGCCTTTTTTAATTCGAAATTCTCAACAAGAGGGGATGAGTATCATCAACCCTGATATGGTAGCGAATGTTAATTTTTCGGCAGGAGGTTTCGAAGCTCGTTATGAAGATAAGATGTCTTCGGTTTTGGATATTACCTATCGCCTACCTCGGAAATTGGAACTTTCTGGAGAGGCTTCCCTTATTGGAGGAAGACTTACCGCAGGGGGAACAACCCAAAACGGAAAACTATCAGCATTGGTAAGTGCCCGCTATAGAAATACCAATTTGTTGTTAAACACTATGGAAGGTGATACGGATTTCAACCCTATTTATAAGGATTTACAAGCGTATCTTAATTATAAAATTAACCCGAAATGGAATCTTTCTTTCATAGGGTATATCTCCCAAAATGATTATGAAATGATTCCTAAATCTAAAGTAGTAGATTTTGGATCGCTTTTGCAACCGCTAAAACTTACTGTGGGATTTGCAGGAAAAGAGCAAGATTTCTACAGAAGTATGATGGGAACAGCTTCTATCAACTTTAAACCTAATAAAAAGTGGAATATAGGGCTGGATGCATTCGCCTATGACAATAGGGAAAAAGAATATTATACCATCGCTTCTGCCTATCAGTTGGAGACCTTCGACCCTGAAACGGGAGCTCCTGTAACGTCTTATGATGTAGGAGGAGAAATAAACCATGCGAGAAACGACCTTAGGGTAAGGACTGTGGGAGCACAACTGAAGACTAAATTATCTCCTACTGTTAATGATGATGTTGAGGTTGGGGTAAAATGGGAGAGAGAAAAACTTCAAGATTTTACCAACCAGTGGCAGCTAGTGGATTCGTTGGGGTATAGCTCGCCAAGGAAATATGTAAACCCAGGAGAGTTGGATGCTTCTGAATTGAAATTGAAATACCAAATAGCAGGTAGAAATCATCTAGAGGCTAACCGCCTTTCGGCTTATGCTCAATATTCTAAAAAAATGTATTGGGGAAATAATAGGGTT encodes:
- a CDS encoding DNA cytosine methyltransferase; translated protein: MKILEKISLEKIRNDRKNPIVNFDVKDAVITHYLHNNKNGVSQFYKNDAIEYTNEILKNYVSEDNTIYVTETNFQLELFSNEDVPFQPIENPKFKFIDLFAGIGGFRLALQNLGGKCVFTSEWDKQAQKTYRANFGETPFGDITKEETKQYIPDGFDVLCAGFPCQAFSIAGKRGGFEDTRGTLFFDVAEIIKRKQPKAFFLENVKGLRSHDKGKTLETILNVLRNDLGYFVPEPQIVNAKDFGVPQNRERIYIVGFHPSMNIDTFNYPKPTNQNSTFADVKEENVVETKYYLSTQYLQTLVNHKARHENKGNGFGYEIIKDLGVTFGRALRSNLFVRSSQKGFPLQSLTQNAA
- a CDS encoding HNH endonuclease gives rise to the protein MAKNNNWTREETIIAFNVYCKVPFKSSSKTNPTIIKYANIIGRSPSALNMKVGNFGRLDSELRKQGIVGLGNGSKLDEIIWNEFNGNWDKLAFESEKLIAEFQNKSIEQIETFNIEDYPKGEERETVIKARVNQSFFRSTILSSYNLKCCITGLSIPDFLVASHIKPWSKDLENRTNPHNGLCLNSIHDKAFDKGFITVTPDFKILVSNFFDNYSNDLAVIDFFKKYQNQSIKLPDRFLPSKDFLDFHYNEIFIK
- a CDS encoding HpaII family restriction endonuclease, encoding MRDSNEKPTARNEQGLVVDSPTRRDTPKKLYAGDSDLNKIESLIFPIIKVLRDESNGTFEFSYEDDIVLIKNNEEEFRISIAQFQENASLLLQKLKEKTNATFSIPEIETFINSYQSHSIKAKSSVKSDIRIVIHDQRTGTKPELGFSIKSQLGGASTLLNAGKTTNFIYEIENIDLTDEQIKSINSIDTRSKIKDRIEKIYSLGGSLSFIKTESSIFGNNLILIDSALPKIVSETLKIFFTSSLSKSVELINSVNEANPLNFDLVSNHPFYTYKFKRFITDIALGMIPSKVWTGQLDATGGYLVVKEDGEVLCYHIYNRNEFEDYLYSNTKFETASSSRHSFGSIYRENNKLYFKLNLQIRFL
- a CDS encoding TonB-dependent receptor plug domain-containing protein; this encodes MNIAPKKQNINLLLKPIVKENEIQEVSFQGRAKHKPSDLSSIEISAQQAKSITSVTGGIEDLIKTLPYVNSNTELSSQYMVRGGNYDENLIYINGIEIYRPFLIRNSQQEGMSIINPDMVANVNFSAGGFEARYEDKMSSVLDITYRLPRKLELSGEASLIGGRLTAGGTTQNGKLSALVSARYRNTNLLLNTMEGDTDFNPIYKDLQAYLNYKINPKWNLSFIGYISQNDYEMIPKSKVVDFGSLLQPLKLTVGFAGKEQDFYRSMMGTASINFKPNKKWNIGLDAFAYDNREKEYYTIASAYQLETFDPETGAPVTSYDVGGEINHARNDLRVRTVGAQLKTKLSPTVNDDVEVGVKWEREKLQDFTNQWQLVDSLGYSSPRKYVNPGELDASELKLKYQIAGRNHLEANRLSAYAQYSKKMYWGNNRVFVNAGIRLQHWDFNKQTLVSPRVQIAIKPDWQEDMLFKLSAGVYYQAPFYKEIRDLDGNFNSSIKAQRSYQVILANDYEFKMLDRPFKLTTELYYKYLTNLIPYYVDNVRTVYTGQNNAKGYSYGIDARLFGEFVPGVDSWISASYARSYENIDNKGYIPRPTDQRFRFSIFYQDYMPKFPSMRVNITGVFAMGLPNGAPIFQDPYLYTKTLPSYKRVDLGLTKVFIDQKDNKPKGKTFWTNFRELTLGVQVFNAFNIHNTVANQWISDVNTGYYYPVPVYLTGRFFNVKLEFKL